The following coding sequences are from one Lolium rigidum isolate FL_2022 chromosome 6, APGP_CSIRO_Lrig_0.1, whole genome shotgun sequence window:
- the LOC124662840 gene encoding tyrosine decarboxylase-like, with protein MAPPSRCFDTINGATDNGAVPVPVMVDAPQSPKVLDPDEFRRQGHEVIDFIADYYGRMGDYPVHPSVKPGFLRDVLPTDAPSRPEPDAFSSALQDVRDLILPGMTHWQSPRHFAHFPASTSTVGALGEALTAGINVVPFTWAASPAATELEMVVVDWLGKALHLPESLLFAGGGGGTLLGTSCEAMLSAIVAARDKKLEEIGGNRIGDLVVYCSDQTHFAFSKAARIAGIQRDHCREIQTCHENMFALSPKVLQAAIQADVDAGLVPLFLCATIGTTQTTAVDPVGELCAVAAPHRVWVHVDAAYAGSALVCEEFRHLIDGVESVDSFSMNTHKWLLANIDCCAMWVKRPSALVAALGTEPEYILKDAAASTKEGDGVLDYKDWGITLTRRFRALKMWLVLRCYGVDGLSDHIRSDLRMAKAFETMVKADPRFEVVTDRKFALVCFRLRPPPHKFGGEKTANDLNRALLEEINAVRSGPYMSSAMVGGMYILRCAIGSKLTQDRHVKDAWEVVQDRASSLLLKMETIYSLRH; from the coding sequence ATGGCCCCGCCGTCGCGCTGCTTCGACACCATTAACGGCGCGACCGACAATGGCGCCGTCCCCGTGCCGGTGATGGTAGACGCGCCGCAGTCCCCCAAAGTGCTGGACCCTGACGAATTCCGGCGCCAAGGTCATGAGGTTATCGACTTCATCGCCGACTACTACGGCCGCATGGGCGACTATCCCGTGCACCCCAGCGTCAAGCCCGGCTTCCTGCGCGACGTGCTCCCCACGGACGCGCCGTCCCGTCCGGAGCCTGACGCTTTCAGCTCGGCGCTGCAGGACGTCCGCGACCTCATCCTCCCGGGCATGACGCACTGGCAGAGCCCTCGCCACTTCGCGCACTTCCCCGCATCGACCAGTACCGTCGGCGCCCTTGGAGAGGCGCTCACTGCCGGCATCAACGTCGTCCCGTTTACTTGGGCCGCGTCGCCGGCCGCCACTGAGCTTGAGATGGTGGTCGTCGACTGGCTCGGCAAAGCGCTGCACTTGCCGGAGAGCCTGCTGTTCGCCGGAGGTGGCGGGGGCACGCTTCTCGGCACCTCCTGCGAGGCCATGCTCTCTGCCATCGTCGCTGCAAGGGACAAGAAGCTCGAGGAGATTGGCGGCAACAGGATCGGCGACCTCGTCGTCTACTGCTCCGACCAGACCCACTTTGCCTTCAGTAAGGCTGCGCGGATCGCCGGGATCCAGCGTGACCACTGCCGCGAGATACAAACGTGCCATGAAAACATGTTCGCGCTCTCGCCTAAGGTGCTCCAAGCCGCCATTCAGGCTGACGTTGACGCCGGGCTGGTCCCACTGTTCCTGTGCGCGACAATCGGGACCACCCAGACGACGGCCGTTGACCCTGTCGGCGAGCTCTGCGCTGTCGCGGCACCTCACCGCGTCTGGGTGCACGTCGACGCAGCCTATGCCGGCTCCGCGCTGGTCTGCGAGGAGTTCCGCCACCTGATCGATGGCGTGGAGTCGGTGGACTCGTTCAGCATGAACACTCACAAGTGGCTTCTGGCCAACATCGACTGCTGCGCGATGTGGGTGAAGAGGCCGTCGGCGCTCGTCGCCGCCCTCGGCACGGAGCCGGAGTACATCCTcaaagacgccgccgcctccaccaaggAAGGGGATGGCGTGTTGGACTACAAGGACTGGGGCATCACCCTGACTCGCCGGTTCCGCGCCCTCAAGATGTGGCTCGTCCTCCGCTGCTACGGCGTCGACGGCCTGAGTGACCACATCCGCTCCGACCTGCGCATGGCCAAGGCGTTCGAGACCATGGTGAAGGCCGATCCCAGGTTCGAGGTGGTGACGGACCGGAAGTTTGCATTGGTTTGCTTCCGGCTACGGCCGCCGCCGCACAAGTTTGGAGGCGAGAAGACGGCCAACGACCTCAACCGCGCCCTCCTCGAGGAGATCAATGCCGTCCGCTCGGGTCCGTACATGAGCTCCGCAATGGTAGGTGGCATGTACATTCTTAGATGTGCCATCGGGAGCAAGCTCACACAGGACAGGCACGTCAAGGATGCGTGGGAGGTAGTCCAGGATCGGGCTTCATCACTTCTTCTTAAAATGGAAACCATCTACAGCCTGCGTCATTAA